The following proteins come from a genomic window of Meleagris gallopavo isolate NT-WF06-2002-E0010 breed Aviagen turkey brand Nicholas breeding stock chromosome Z, Turkey_5.1, whole genome shotgun sequence:
- the TRIM14 gene encoding tripartite motif-containing protein 14: NKCYEIDFILYFVISVTYFIFTAQELLTVYLRNLEARKEQEAGNRRSVEQAADDIKAHAATSKRQLLDRVTQLQVLLQEEERLARNVIDEKTQQALEAHGQQVQSCQEELAVLEAFSRRIREIQQCSDPIQFLEKCTEIEKEMQDSRKPPEQWHPVPLSFEHILNHYSSLMKFLQSILQKPLEVRLKEDVFSSLNATSKREPGTMLKTMFPVDRMLFLKHARSPTWEYDSLHPRLKLSDDRLVVSCNWRRIFYPCGPQRFDKLWQVLSRDAFLSGSHYWEVDLLHAGAGWWIGAAYPSIGRKGDSESCRLGWNRASWCIKKFDLEYWAFHKGERIPLLIEDDPDRIGIFLDYEAGILSFYNVTDGMTHLHTFRCKFTEPVYPALRLWEGSIGIWKLT; the protein is encoded by the exons aGGAGCTCCTCACAGTGTATTTGAGGAATCTGGAAgcaagaaaagagcaagaagcTGGTAACAGAAGGAGTGTAGAACAAGCTGCTGATGATATAAAG GCACATGCTGCTACAAGCAAGCGGCAGCTGTTGGACAGAGTGACACAGCTCCAGGTACTGCTTCAGGAAGAGGAGAGACTGGCAAGAAACGTCATTGATGAAAAGACTCAGCAGGCCCTTGAAGCACATGGTCAGCAGGTGCAGTCCTGTCAAGAAGAGCTTGCAGTCCTGGAGGCATTCTCACGGCGAATCAGAGAGATACAGCAGTGCAGTGATCCTATTCAGTTCCTGGAG aaatgcacagaaattgagaaggaaatgcaggatTCAAGAAAACCGCCAGAACAGTGGCATCCAGTACCTCTCTCATTTGAGCACATACTCAACCACTATTCATCTCTCATGAAATTTCTTCAGTCCATTCTACAGAAACCACTAGAAGTTCGGCTTAAAGAAG ATGTATTCAGTAGCCTTAATGCCACCTCAAAGAGGGAGCCTGGAACAATGCTGAAAACCATGTTTCCTGTTGATCGGATGCTTTTCTTGAAAC ATGCAAGATCACCAACCTGGGAATATGATAGCCTTCATCCAAGGCTGAAGTTGTCTGATGACCGTCTTGTAGTAAGCTGTAACTGGAGAAGGATATTTTACCCTTGTGGTCCCCAGAGGTTTGATAAATTATGGCAAGTGCTAAGCAGAGATGCATTCCTCTCTGGGAGCCATTACTGGGAAGTTGACCTTCTTCATGCTGGAGCTGGGTGGTGGATTGGTGCAGCCTACCCTTCCATTGGCAGGAAAGGAGACTCTGAAAGCTGTCGACTCGGCTGGAATAGAGCATCTTGGTGCATTAAAAAGTTTGATCTTGAATACTGGGCATTTCACAAGGGGGAGAGGATCCCTCTCCTGATAGAAGATGATCCTGATCGCATTGGCATTTTTCTGGATTATGAAGCCGGAATCCTTTCATTCTATAATGTTACTGATGGCATGACACATTTGCACACCTTCCGCTGCAAGTTCACAGAGCCAGTTTACCCAGCTTTAAGGCTCTGGGAAGGATCCATTGGAATATGGAAGCTAACATAA